A single genomic interval of Agromyces cerinus harbors:
- a CDS encoding glycosyltransferase family 2 protein, with the protein MSLPDARVDVIVPVHSANRPVGRAVRSALASAVDGRVRVIVVCHGIGRIEIAEAIGDAALDPRVELLEFVDGVSSPAGPVNAGLDAATAEFVFRLDSDDELEAGAIDSMLAMQQRDAADVVIPVIMNGRRGPLLSPRVRRGRRSRLAPVADRLAYRTHAFALIRRERFGRLRLQEGLATGEDLEFTTSLWFSSARISFDLGGPGYLMHDDAADRITAARRRVGDDLACVERLLASESFAACSGRPRRAIAVKLIRNHLLATLRNRPRSGDWDEADREAAASTANAILETAPHAARSLSVAERRMLQGLCDPTTDLAGLLAYANRPRRMHELLLTGDLLGLLDADAPLRMTSAARSLTREVNASRARRGVAS; encoded by the coding sequence GTGAGTCTGCCCGACGCGCGGGTCGACGTCATCGTTCCCGTCCACAGCGCGAATCGGCCCGTGGGCAGAGCCGTTCGATCGGCCCTCGCGTCGGCCGTCGACGGCCGGGTCCGTGTCATCGTCGTCTGTCACGGGATCGGGCGCATCGAGATCGCCGAGGCGATCGGCGACGCTGCGCTCGATCCTCGCGTCGAACTGCTCGAGTTCGTCGACGGCGTCTCCAGCCCGGCGGGTCCGGTGAACGCGGGCCTGGACGCGGCCACCGCCGAGTTCGTGTTCCGTCTCGACTCCGACGACGAACTCGAGGCGGGCGCGATCGACTCGATGCTCGCGATGCAGCAGCGTGACGCTGCCGACGTCGTGATCCCCGTGATCATGAACGGTCGGCGCGGTCCGCTGCTCTCCCCGCGCGTCCGGCGCGGGCGACGGTCCCGACTCGCACCGGTCGCCGATCGCCTGGCCTACCGCACGCATGCATTCGCCCTGATCCGGCGGGAGCGGTTCGGCCGACTCCGGTTGCAGGAAGGGCTGGCGACCGGCGAGGACCTCGAGTTCACGACGTCGCTCTGGTTCTCGAGTGCACGCATCAGCTTCGACCTCGGCGGGCCCGGGTATCTCATGCACGACGACGCGGCAGACCGGATCACGGCTGCGCGGCGACGGGTCGGTGACGACTTGGCTTGCGTCGAGAGGTTGCTCGCCTCCGAGTCGTTCGCCGCATGCTCGGGTCGGCCGAGACGGGCGATCGCGGTCAAGCTGATCCGCAACCACCTGCTCGCGACCCTGCGCAATCGACCCCGGTCCGGAGACTGGGACGAGGCCGATCGTGAGGCGGCCGCTTCCACGGCGAACGCCATCCTGGAGACGGCTCCGCATGCCGCTCGATCGCTGTCGGTCGCCGAACGACGGATGCTGCAGGGCCTGTGCGATCCGACGACCGATCTCGCCGGCTTGCTCGCCTACGCGAACCGACCTCGTCGCATGCACGAACTGTTGCTGACCGGCGATCTGCTCGGGCTCCTCGACGCAGATGCTCCGCTGCGGATGACCTCGGCGGCTCGTTCGCTCACCCGGGAGGTGAACGCCTCCCGCGCGCGGCGTGGCGTCGCGTCGTAG